From one Salvelinus sp. IW2-2015 linkage group LG11, ASM291031v2, whole genome shotgun sequence genomic stretch:
- the gnl3 gene encoding guanine nucleotide-binding protein-like 3, translating into MKRPGLKKASKRVSCSKRYKIQKKVREHNKKLRKDAKKKGVGKKVKKDIGVPNKAPFKEDILREAEQRRSKLEEEKEKKKLAKQQERAQKRKKENAAGRDADPKAKKARKELPSQEDLVKQMVKQSDPRNSKKHLCSELNKVIDASDIIVEILDARDPLGCRCPQLEEAVLKGEGNKKLLFLLNKIDLVPKDNVEKWLQCLQLEFPAVAFKASTQLQDKTVQEKKARFATLNGVVDQTKGVACYGSSSLLQLLGDYANATGREGSLKVGLVGFPNVGKSSLINSLKGMRACNAGVQRGITKCFQDVHISKNVKMIDSPGILASQSNPKAAMALRSLQVEDKQETVLEAVRTLLKQCNKQQVMLQYNVPDFRNSLEFLTFFAKKRGFLQKGGVPNTELAASTFLNDWTGAKLSYHCKSPEKPSLPPYLSEDIVREMQKGWDLDKLRKGNEETLRSVKFPNQASSIVLLSKGPTAGVLSDVVEDKPAPEPTEEDMEGSCENQEAGGVKEMSEEVTAETDEPQIKTPVTNKQATVRLQVPVPVNIDISSVHTDDTYDFNTDFK; encoded by the exons ATGAAGCGTCCAG GGTTAAAGAAAGCAAGTAAACGCGTGTCTTGCTCCAAACGTTACAAAATACAGAAAAAG gtccGGGAACACAACAAAAAACTAAGAAAAGATGCAAAAAAGAAAGGAGTTGGCAAAAAAGTGAAAAAGGATATTGGAGTTCCCAACAAAGCACCATTCAAAGAGGATATTCTGAGGGAAGCAGAACAGAGGAGGTCAAAG CTTGaagaagaaaaggagaaaaagaaGCTTGCCAAGCAACAAGAACGGGCccagaagaggaagaaggaaaaCGCTGCCGGCAGGGATGCAGACCCTAAAGCAAAGAAAGCTAGAAAG GAGTTACCGTCACAGGAGGACCTTGTGAAACAGATGGTGAAGCAAAGTGACCCAAGGAATTCGAAGAAGCACCTTTGTTCAGAATTAAACAAG GTGATCGATGCCTCTGACATCATAGTTGAAATCCTAGATGCAAGAGATCCCCTTGGCTGCAGATGCCCACAGCTAGAGGAAGCTGTGCTGAAGGGGGAAGGAAACAAGAAGCTACTATTCCTGTTGAACAAAATAG ATCTTGTCCCTAAAGATAATGTGGAGAAGTGGCTACAGTGTCTTCAGCTTGAGTTCCCTGCTGTGGCGTTCAAGGCATCCACACAACTACAGGACAAAACAGTG CAAGAGAAGAAGGCCAGGTTTGCAACTCTTAACGGAGTAGTAGACCAGACAAAAGGAGTGGCCTGTTATGGCAGCAGCAGTCTTCTCCAGCTCCTGGGGGACTATGCAAATGCAACAGGGAGAGAGGGCTCACTAAAAGTGGGCTTAGTTG GGTTCCCAAATGTGGGGAAGAGCAGTCTGATCAACAGCCTGAAGGGGATGAGGGCCTGTAATGCAGGAGTTCAGAGAGGGATCACCAA GTGCTTCCAAGACGTCCACATATCTAAGaatgtcaaaatgattgacagccCAGGGATATTGGCATCCCAGTCTAACCCAAAAGCTGCCATGGCGCTGAGGAGTCTCCAGGTGGAGGATAAGCAGGAGACTGTTCTAGAGGCCGTCAGGACCCTGCTCAAACAGTGCAACAAGCAACAG GTAATGCTTCAGTACAATGTTCCAGACTTTAGAAACTCCCTGGAGTTTTTAACCTTTTTTGCCAAGAAGCGTGGGTTTTTGCAGAAGGGTGGAGTCCCCAACACAGAACTGGCTGCCTCTACCTTCCTCAATGATTGGACAGG tGCAAAGCTGAGTTACCACTGCAAATCCCCTGAGAAGCCAAGCCTTCCCCCATACCTCTCTGAAGACATTGTAAGAGAGATGCAGAAGGGGTGGGACTTGGACAAGTTGCGGAAAGGCAACGAGGAGACTCTAAGAA GTGTAAAGTTCCCAAACCAGGCCAGCAGCATTGTCCTCCTGTCTAAAGGCCCCACCGCCGGAGTGCTGAGTGACGTTGTTGAGgacaaacctgctccagagcccactGAGGAAGATATGGAGGGTAGCTGTGAAAACCAAGAG GCTGGTGGGGTTAAAGAGATGTCTGAGGAAGTGACTGCGGAAACAGATGAACCACAAATAAAGACACCAGTCACAA ACAAACAAGCCACGGTGAGGTTACAGGTTCCTGTCCCAGTCAACATTGACATCTCCTCAGTCCACACAGATGACACCTATGACTTCAACACAGATTTTAAATGA
- the spcs1 gene encoding signal peptidase complex subunit 1 has protein sequence MLSIFNSIPTHMDYKGQKLAEQIFQGIILASAVIGFAYGLIIEQFGWTVYIVLGGFAVSCLLTLPPWPMYRQNPLSWQPALPETTGETLQKPQENLKKKKHK, from the exons ATGTTGTCAATATTTAACTCCATTCCAACACACATG GATTATAAAGGACAAAAGCTGGCGGAGCAGATCTTCCAAGGAATCATACTTGCCTCAGCG GTGATCGGATTCGCTTATGGCCTCATCATTGAACAGTTTGGGTGGACTGTGTACATAGTGTTAGGAGGTTTTGCTGTGTCTTGTTTG CTGACCCTGCCCCCCTGGCCCATGTACAGACAGAACCCCCTCTCCTGGCAGCCAGCCCTACCAGAGACTACAGGAGAAACCCTGCAAAAGCCTCAGGAgaatctgaagaagaagaagcacaAGTAG
- the nek4 gene encoding serine/threonine-protein kinase Nek4 isoform X1, whose amino-acid sequence MNNYMFIRVVGKGSYGEVNLVKHKTDRKQYVIKKLNLTTSSKRERRAAEQEAQLLSQLRHPNIVTYRESWEGEDCQLYIAMGFCEGGDLYHRLKQQKGELLPERQVVEWFVQIAMALQYLHEKCILHRDLKTQNIFLTKTNIIKVGDLGIARVLENQNDMASTLIGTPYYMSPELFSNKPYNHKSDVWALGCCVYEMSTLKHAFNAKDMNSLVYRIVEGKLPQMPSKYDPQLGELIKGMLCKRPEDRPDVKHILRQPYIKRQIAMFLEATKEKTAKSRKKAVGGSSRPSAASMVSSKPRPEPPPQCPHPDLNTKGKREEMNSQSRNGYNGIIKDAPPKTYLTPKCPASDILNTTGASLATISNIDIDIQPQEEERRAQRGDPPQFVPNASSDNDTLCQRPIEELRGGIQDPSHPQPPPRRLLSGVSSRVEERRTANGPLMQCALNHRDGVRTSVERTVNMDDKDDTMELLKDVVIESPVPEQTVSLNVSTTLPESRSAGEFKVESTGQTFEVNINNKDDTMNLLKEDPTQKHPADVRESLESTEKLLEPLPPVITLEPCHMEPLSPVPDQDTLPLCTPSSEPFVSRQRRQKDRRWIQSDPGKCKVAGPRPLPPPPVDAMVVEEKRSTANTEKKRAATTNSSTTISSSKDSNIPLTQERPLSARERRRLRQSQENPSQPVRRASNDVASLHNKQPEFQNPTVTRSVSDMGKETNKQDRLLGRPSDDDEYSSSTSSTDHSERDCKEGKSESGDMQDLVQMMAHTLRMDGRDAVSELDGGSRSGSTPLAEFKLNRKYRDTLVLHGKAREEQEFHFGELPNGTTSGPAKVRRAIEHLRTDVVKGLGVKLLNRVLDIMEDDDEDKRERCLREQMGEDKYQSYALMVRQLKFFEDVSFKG is encoded by the exons ACGTGAGCGGCGAGCCGCGGAACAAGAGGCTCAGCTTCTCTCGCAACTACGACACCCAAACATCGTGACATACAGGGAGTCGTGGGAAGGAGAAGACTGCCAGCTCTACATCGCCATGGGCTTCTGCGAGGGAGGCGACCTCTACCATAGACTCAAGCAACAGAAGGGGGAACTCCTACCTGAAAGGCAGGTGGTGGAGTGGTTCGTCCAGATAGCTATGGCCCTCCAG TATCTACATGAGAAGTGTATCTTGCACCGGGACCTGAAGACCCAGAATATCTTTCTGACCAAGACTAACATCATCAAAGTGGGGGACCTTGGCATTGCCCGTGTTCTGGAGAATCAGAATGACATGGCCAGCACCCTCATAGGAACACCATACTATATGAGCCCGGAGCTGTTCTCCAACAAACCCTACAACCACAAG TCTGACGTGTGGGCACTGGGCTGCTGTGTGTATGAGATGTCCACCCTGAAACATGCCTTCAATGCCAAGGACATGAACTCACTGGTGTACCGCATTGTAGAGGGAAAG TTGCCTCAGATGCCGAGTAAGTACGACCCTCAGCTGGGAGAGCTGATAAAGGGCATGCTGTGTAAGAGACCAGAGGACAGACCTGATGTCAAACATATCCTACGTCAGCCCTACATCAAACGACAAATCGCAATGTTTTTAGAGGCCACCAAAGA GAAAACTGCCAAGTCCAGAAAGAAAGCTGTTGGTGGTAGTAGCAGACCCAGTGCAGCGTCTATGGTTTCGTCTAAGCCCAGGCCTGAGCCCCCCCCTCAATGTCCCCATCCAGACctaaacaccaaagggaaaagg GAGGAGATGAACTCACAAAGCCGTAATGGATACAATGGAATCATAAAGGACGCCCCACCCAAGACATATCTAACACCCAAATGCCCTGCATCAGACATTCTCAACACCACTGGTGCATCCTTAGCAACCATCAGTAACATTGACATTGATATCCAgccacaggaagaggagagaagggcccAGAGAGGGGATCCTCCCCAGTTCGTGCCTAACGCCAGCTCAGATAATGACACTCTGTGTCAGAGACCCATAGAGGAGCTGAGGGGAGGGATACAGGATCCCTCCCACCCTCAGCCTCCCCCTCGCAGGCTGCTATCAGGTGTCAGTagcagggtagaggagaggaggactgccAATGGACCTCTAATGCAGTGTGCTTTGAATCACAGAGACGGAGTCAGAACCTCTGTAGAGAGAACTGTGAACATGGACGATAAGGATGACACAATGGAGCTACTCAAAGATGTGGTCATTGAGAGCCCTGTGCCTGAACAGACCGTAAGTCTGAATGTTTCCACCACCTTGCCTGAATCAAGGTCTGCAGGGGAATTCAAAGTGGAATCCACTGGACAGACTTTTGAAGTAAATATCAATAACAAAGATGACACCATGAATCTTCTGAAGGAGGATcccacacaaaaacatcctgcagATGTCAGA GAGAGCTTGGAATCCACAGAAAAGCTCCTAGAGCCCCTTCCTCCTGTTATAACACTG GAACCCTGTCACATGGAGCCCCTCTCTCCAGTCCCAGACCAGGACACACTCCCTCTGTGTACGCCCTCCTCAGAGCCATTTGTCTCCCGGCAACGCAGGCAAAAGGACAGAAGGTGGATACAGAGTGATCCGGGCAAG TGTAAAGTGGCAGGTCCTAGACCTCTACCGCCTCCTCCTGTTGATGCAATGGtagtggaagagaagaggagcacGGCAAACACAGAGAAGAAGAGGGCTGCCACAACAAACTCTTCAACAACCATCAGCTCCTCCAAGGACAGCAACATTCCACTGACACAA GAGCGTCCTCTGTCCgccagggagaggagaagactgaggcaGTCCCAGGAGAACCCAAGCCAACCAG TAAGAAGGGCGTCGAATGATGTTGCCTCGTTACATAATAAGCAGCCAGAGTTCCAGAACCCCACTGTCACTCGCTCTGTATCTGACATGGGCAAGGAAACAAACAAG CAAGACAGGTTGCTGGGGCGACCGTCTGACGACGATGAATACAGCTCCTCCACCAGCTCAACCGATCACTCAGAGAGGGACTGCAAAGAGGG AAAGAGTGAATCCGGTGATATGCAGGACCTGGTTCAGATGATGGCCCATACATTGCGAATGGATGGCAGAGATGCTGTTAGTGAGCTGGATGGTGGTAGTAGATCTGGCTCTACTCCACTGGCTGAGTTTAAgttgaacaggaagtacagggaCACCCTGGTGCTGCATGGGAAAGCTAGAGAGGAGCAGGAGTTCCACTTCGGTGAATTACCCAACG GCACCACATCTGGACCGGCGAAGGTCCGCAGAGCCATTGAGCACCTGAGAACAGATGTGGTGAAGGGACTGGGGGTGAAGCTGTTGAACAGAGTCCTGGACATAATGGAGGACGATGACGAGGACAAACGAGAG CGGTGTCTTCGGGAGCAGATGGGAGAGGACAAGTACCAGTCATATGCTCTGATGGTGCGGCAGCTAAAGTTCTTTGAGGATGTTTCGTTCAAGGGTTAA
- the nek4 gene encoding serine/threonine-protein kinase Nek4 isoform X2, whose product MGFCEGGDLYHRLKQQKGELLPERQVVEWFVQIAMALQYLHEKCILHRDLKTQNIFLTKTNIIKVGDLGIARVLENQNDMASTLIGTPYYMSPELFSNKPYNHKSDVWALGCCVYEMSTLKHAFNAKDMNSLVYRIVEGKLPQMPSKYDPQLGELIKGMLCKRPEDRPDVKHILRQPYIKRQIAMFLEATKEKTAKSRKKAVGGSSRPSAASMVSSKPRPEPPPQCPHPDLNTKGKREEMNSQSRNGYNGIIKDAPPKTYLTPKCPASDILNTTGASLATISNIDIDIQPQEEERRAQRGDPPQFVPNASSDNDTLCQRPIEELRGGIQDPSHPQPPPRRLLSGVSSRVEERRTANGPLMQCALNHRDGVRTSVERTVNMDDKDDTMELLKDVVIESPVPEQTVSLNVSTTLPESRSAGEFKVESTGQTFEVNINNKDDTMNLLKEDPTQKHPADVRESLESTEKLLEPLPPVITLEPCHMEPLSPVPDQDTLPLCTPSSEPFVSRQRRQKDRRWIQSDPGKCKVAGPRPLPPPPVDAMVVEEKRSTANTEKKRAATTNSSTTISSSKDSNIPLTQERPLSARERRRLRQSQENPSQPVRRASNDVASLHNKQPEFQNPTVTRSVSDMGKETNKQDRLLGRPSDDDEYSSSTSSTDHSERDCKEGKSESGDMQDLVQMMAHTLRMDGRDAVSELDGGSRSGSTPLAEFKLNRKYRDTLVLHGKAREEQEFHFGELPNGTTSGPAKVRRAIEHLRTDVVKGLGVKLLNRVLDIMEDDDEDKRERCLREQMGEDKYQSYALMVRQLKFFEDVSFKG is encoded by the exons ATGGGCTTCTGCGAGGGAGGCGACCTCTACCATAGACTCAAGCAACAGAAGGGGGAACTCCTACCTGAAAGGCAGGTGGTGGAGTGGTTCGTCCAGATAGCTATGGCCCTCCAG TATCTACATGAGAAGTGTATCTTGCACCGGGACCTGAAGACCCAGAATATCTTTCTGACCAAGACTAACATCATCAAAGTGGGGGACCTTGGCATTGCCCGTGTTCTGGAGAATCAGAATGACATGGCCAGCACCCTCATAGGAACACCATACTATATGAGCCCGGAGCTGTTCTCCAACAAACCCTACAACCACAAG TCTGACGTGTGGGCACTGGGCTGCTGTGTGTATGAGATGTCCACCCTGAAACATGCCTTCAATGCCAAGGACATGAACTCACTGGTGTACCGCATTGTAGAGGGAAAG TTGCCTCAGATGCCGAGTAAGTACGACCCTCAGCTGGGAGAGCTGATAAAGGGCATGCTGTGTAAGAGACCAGAGGACAGACCTGATGTCAAACATATCCTACGTCAGCCCTACATCAAACGACAAATCGCAATGTTTTTAGAGGCCACCAAAGA GAAAACTGCCAAGTCCAGAAAGAAAGCTGTTGGTGGTAGTAGCAGACCCAGTGCAGCGTCTATGGTTTCGTCTAAGCCCAGGCCTGAGCCCCCCCCTCAATGTCCCCATCCAGACctaaacaccaaagggaaaagg GAGGAGATGAACTCACAAAGCCGTAATGGATACAATGGAATCATAAAGGACGCCCCACCCAAGACATATCTAACACCCAAATGCCCTGCATCAGACATTCTCAACACCACTGGTGCATCCTTAGCAACCATCAGTAACATTGACATTGATATCCAgccacaggaagaggagagaagggcccAGAGAGGGGATCCTCCCCAGTTCGTGCCTAACGCCAGCTCAGATAATGACACTCTGTGTCAGAGACCCATAGAGGAGCTGAGGGGAGGGATACAGGATCCCTCCCACCCTCAGCCTCCCCCTCGCAGGCTGCTATCAGGTGTCAGTagcagggtagaggagaggaggactgccAATGGACCTCTAATGCAGTGTGCTTTGAATCACAGAGACGGAGTCAGAACCTCTGTAGAGAGAACTGTGAACATGGACGATAAGGATGACACAATGGAGCTACTCAAAGATGTGGTCATTGAGAGCCCTGTGCCTGAACAGACCGTAAGTCTGAATGTTTCCACCACCTTGCCTGAATCAAGGTCTGCAGGGGAATTCAAAGTGGAATCCACTGGACAGACTTTTGAAGTAAATATCAATAACAAAGATGACACCATGAATCTTCTGAAGGAGGATcccacacaaaaacatcctgcagATGTCAGA GAGAGCTTGGAATCCACAGAAAAGCTCCTAGAGCCCCTTCCTCCTGTTATAACACTG GAACCCTGTCACATGGAGCCCCTCTCTCCAGTCCCAGACCAGGACACACTCCCTCTGTGTACGCCCTCCTCAGAGCCATTTGTCTCCCGGCAACGCAGGCAAAAGGACAGAAGGTGGATACAGAGTGATCCGGGCAAG TGTAAAGTGGCAGGTCCTAGACCTCTACCGCCTCCTCCTGTTGATGCAATGGtagtggaagagaagaggagcacGGCAAACACAGAGAAGAAGAGGGCTGCCACAACAAACTCTTCAACAACCATCAGCTCCTCCAAGGACAGCAACATTCCACTGACACAA GAGCGTCCTCTGTCCgccagggagaggagaagactgaggcaGTCCCAGGAGAACCCAAGCCAACCAG TAAGAAGGGCGTCGAATGATGTTGCCTCGTTACATAATAAGCAGCCAGAGTTCCAGAACCCCACTGTCACTCGCTCTGTATCTGACATGGGCAAGGAAACAAACAAG CAAGACAGGTTGCTGGGGCGACCGTCTGACGACGATGAATACAGCTCCTCCACCAGCTCAACCGATCACTCAGAGAGGGACTGCAAAGAGGG AAAGAGTGAATCCGGTGATATGCAGGACCTGGTTCAGATGATGGCCCATACATTGCGAATGGATGGCAGAGATGCTGTTAGTGAGCTGGATGGTGGTAGTAGATCTGGCTCTACTCCACTGGCTGAGTTTAAgttgaacaggaagtacagggaCACCCTGGTGCTGCATGGGAAAGCTAGAGAGGAGCAGGAGTTCCACTTCGGTGAATTACCCAACG GCACCACATCTGGACCGGCGAAGGTCCGCAGAGCCATTGAGCACCTGAGAACAGATGTGGTGAAGGGACTGGGGGTGAAGCTGTTGAACAGAGTCCTGGACATAATGGAGGACGATGACGAGGACAAACGAGAG CGGTGTCTTCGGGAGCAGATGGGAGAGGACAAGTACCAGTCATATGCTCTGATGGTGCGGCAGCTAAAGTTCTTTGAGGATGTTTCGTTCAAGGGTTAA
- the glt8d1 gene encoding glycosyltransferase 8 domain-containing protein 1 isoform X1, whose product MSVSRRLTRRAADDDAMSLRRVNVAVLVLLAVAFLIIVQRNLLNLNDFLRSENPDAVPGMILPFESEFSPELRPDLVRTGEKIPVVITAAEERLGAVVAAMNSVYQNSKSNIVFNIVTMNDTVDHLKVWMTKTQLNNVKHKIIIFEPQLLNGKITKNPQKLDSVKPLTFARFYMPVFIPDAEKAIYLDDDIIVQGDIQELFDTSLKSGHAAAFSDDCDSASAKGIVRGAGNQNNYIGFLDFKKDAIKKLGMRANTCSFNPGVIVANLTEWKRQNITNQLEHWMELNAQEDLYSKTLAESITTPPLLIVFYKHHSSIDPMWHVRHLGATGAGNRYSPQFVKAAKLLHWNGHYKPWSRTSSFTEVWDKWYIQDPMRKFHPVRKHAD is encoded by the exons ATGTCTGTGAGTAGGAG GCTAACAAGGAGAGCAGCAGATGACGACGCGATGTCATTACGGAGAG TAAATGTGGCCGTCCTTGTGCTGCTGGCTGTAGCATTTCTGATCATCGTGCAACGGAATCTCCTGAATCTCAATGACTTCCTTAGAAGTGAGAATCCAG ATGCAGTGCCAGGTATGATTCTGCCATTTGAGTCTGAGTTTTCTCCTGAGCTCAGACCAGACCTTGTGAGAACTGGGGAGAAGATCCCAGTGGTCATTACTGCTGCAGAGGAGAGACTGGGAGCTGTGGTGGCTGCCATGAACAGTGTCTACCAGAACAGCAAATCCAACATTGTGTTCAACATTGTGACCATGAATGACACTGTGGATCACCTCAA GGTGTGGATGACTAAGACCCAGCTTAACAATGTCAAGCACAAGATCATCATATTTGAGCCCCAACTTCTCAATGGGAAGATTACCAAAAATCCTCAGAAGCTTGACTCTGTGAAACCG ttgaCCTTTGCCAGATTTTACATGCCGGTATTCATACCAGATGCAGAAAAGGCCATTTATTTGGATGATGACATCATTGTACAAG GGGACATCCAAGAGCTTTTTGACACAAGCCTAAAGTCAGGTCACGCAGCTGCGTTCTCAGACGACTGTGATTCTGCATCCGCAAAGGGCATCGTTCGAGGGGCCGGGAACCAG AACAATTACATTGGCTTCCTGGACTTTAAAAAAGACGCCATCAAGAAGCTGGGCATGAGGGCTAACACGTGTTCCTTTAATCCCGGAGTGATCGTGGCCAACCTGACGGAGTGGAAGCGTCAGAACATCACCAACCAACTGGAACACTGGATGGAGCTCAACGCACA AGAGGACCTCTACAGTAAGACCCTGGCAGAGAGTATCACCACACCTCCCCTGCTCATTGTCTTCTACAAACACCACTCCAGCATCGACCCCATGTGGCACGTCAGACACCTAG GGGCCACTGGTGCTGGAAACCGCTATTCTCCCCAGTTTGTGAAAGCTGCCAAACTCCTCCATTGGAACGGACATTACAAACCATGGTCCAGGACCTCTTCATTCACCGAAGTCTGGGACAAGTGGTATATTCAGGACCCCATGCGTAAATTCCATCCAGTTCGGAAACATGCAGACTAA
- the glt8d1 gene encoding glycosyltransferase 8 domain-containing protein 1 isoform X2: MSLRRVNVAVLVLLAVAFLIIVQRNLLNLNDFLRSENPDAVPGMILPFESEFSPELRPDLVRTGEKIPVVITAAEERLGAVVAAMNSVYQNSKSNIVFNIVTMNDTVDHLKVWMTKTQLNNVKHKIIIFEPQLLNGKITKNPQKLDSVKPLTFARFYMPVFIPDAEKAIYLDDDIIVQGDIQELFDTSLKSGHAAAFSDDCDSASAKGIVRGAGNQNNYIGFLDFKKDAIKKLGMRANTCSFNPGVIVANLTEWKRQNITNQLEHWMELNAQEDLYSKTLAESITTPPLLIVFYKHHSSIDPMWHVRHLGATGAGNRYSPQFVKAAKLLHWNGHYKPWSRTSSFTEVWDKWYIQDPMRKFHPVRKHAD; this comes from the exons ATGTCATTACGGAGAG TAAATGTGGCCGTCCTTGTGCTGCTGGCTGTAGCATTTCTGATCATCGTGCAACGGAATCTCCTGAATCTCAATGACTTCCTTAGAAGTGAGAATCCAG ATGCAGTGCCAGGTATGATTCTGCCATTTGAGTCTGAGTTTTCTCCTGAGCTCAGACCAGACCTTGTGAGAACTGGGGAGAAGATCCCAGTGGTCATTACTGCTGCAGAGGAGAGACTGGGAGCTGTGGTGGCTGCCATGAACAGTGTCTACCAGAACAGCAAATCCAACATTGTGTTCAACATTGTGACCATGAATGACACTGTGGATCACCTCAA GGTGTGGATGACTAAGACCCAGCTTAACAATGTCAAGCACAAGATCATCATATTTGAGCCCCAACTTCTCAATGGGAAGATTACCAAAAATCCTCAGAAGCTTGACTCTGTGAAACCG ttgaCCTTTGCCAGATTTTACATGCCGGTATTCATACCAGATGCAGAAAAGGCCATTTATTTGGATGATGACATCATTGTACAAG GGGACATCCAAGAGCTTTTTGACACAAGCCTAAAGTCAGGTCACGCAGCTGCGTTCTCAGACGACTGTGATTCTGCATCCGCAAAGGGCATCGTTCGAGGGGCCGGGAACCAG AACAATTACATTGGCTTCCTGGACTTTAAAAAAGACGCCATCAAGAAGCTGGGCATGAGGGCTAACACGTGTTCCTTTAATCCCGGAGTGATCGTGGCCAACCTGACGGAGTGGAAGCGTCAGAACATCACCAACCAACTGGAACACTGGATGGAGCTCAACGCACA AGAGGACCTCTACAGTAAGACCCTGGCAGAGAGTATCACCACACCTCCCCTGCTCATTGTCTTCTACAAACACCACTCCAGCATCGACCCCATGTGGCACGTCAGACACCTAG GGGCCACTGGTGCTGGAAACCGCTATTCTCCCCAGTTTGTGAAAGCTGCCAAACTCCTCCATTGGAACGGACATTACAAACCATGGTCCAGGACCTCTTCATTCACCGAAGTCTGGGACAAGTGGTATATTCAGGACCCCATGCGTAAATTCCATCCAGTTCGGAAACATGCAGACTAA